The DNA segment GATAAGCTGCTTAGGTAAAGCGGTAACAATGAAGGATGGGGTAGCAGTTTAATCTGGTATCATAAAATTAATTACTATAAGAAGCAGGTTTAATACATGACAGCAACGACTCAGGCTCAAGCTAGCCCTAAGAGCAGTTTACTGCCTATGACCATTATCGGTGTGTTATTTTTTATCTTCGGATTTGTGACTTGGCTTAACGGCTCGCTAATCCCTTTTCTTAAAATCATCTGTGAGCTTAATGAATTCCAAGCCTTGTTTGTGACGTTTGCTTTTTACATTGCTTATACCGTGATGGCTCTGCCGATGTCATCGATACTTAAAAAAACTGGCTACAAAAACGGTATGGCTATTGGTTTGGCTATTATGGTTGTCGGCTCATTACTGTTTATCCCAGCGGCGCAGAGCGCAAACTTTACCCTATTCCTTGGTGCTCTGTTTGTATTAGGTACGGGCTTGACCATTTTGCAAACCGCATCAAATCCTTATGTAGTGCATATCGGCCCTAAAGAAAGTGCCGCGATGCGAATTAGTATCATGGGGCTTATCAATAAAGGTGCGGGCGTTATCGTGCCAATCTTGTTTACTGCATTAGTGCTGTCAGGCTTTGAAAACTTCACCGCAGATCACTTAGCGGCATTGAGTGAGGCTGACCGCCTAGCACAAATTAGTGAGTTATCTTCAAGATTGGTTATGCCATACATCTATATGGCTGTGGCGCTGACTTTCCTAATTGGTTTAGTCAAGTTCTCATCGCTTCCAGAGCTTGAGTTTGAAGCGGCAGAAGATCATCAAGAAAAAGGCAGCATTACTCATTTCCCTCAGGTGATCCTTGGCGCAGTCGCCTTGTTTGCCTATGTCGGTGTGGAAGTGATTGCCGGTGACACTATTGGTTTGTACGGTGAAAGCTTAGGGGTTCATAACTTTGCCTCACTAACGTCTTACACCATGGTGTTTATGGTATTTGGCTACATTATTGGTGTGACCTGTATTCCTAAGTTCATTAGCCAAGAGAAAGCTTTGCTTGGCTCTGCAATCGCTGGGATCCTCTGTATTGTCGGTGCGGCGCTAGGTTCGCGTGAAAGCACACTGATGGCCGATATCCTTTGGGGCTGGAGTGGTATTCCTGTGATCCCTAACACCGTCACCTTTGTCGCGTTAATGGGATTGGCACATGCACTAGTCTGGCCTTCAATTTGGCCTCTAGCACTAGAGGGCCTAGGTAAGTATACGGCTCAAGGCTCGGCACTGCTGATCATGGGGATCTCGGGTGGCGCAATACTGCCGCTAATTTTTGGTAAGGTAGCCTATTTTGCTGACAATACTCAGGTTGCTTATTGGGTCGGTCTGCCTTGTTATCTGTTCATCCTGTTTTATGCGCTAAAAGGCCATAAGATGCGTAGCTGGTAAATACTCGACACAAGCTCTATTTTGATTGGAGCAGTTATAAAGGAGCCTAAGGGCTCCTTTTTTGTTTTTAGTCATGATAAATAGAGAAAAGCTAAGACGGTAAAGGCCGGATAAGAGTCGGGGAGAAGCCGGAAAAAGCGAAGATGGAAAAGATAAGATCTCTGTAGGTCGGCATTTATGCCGTCATTGGTCTTAAAAAGGTAATGGATAGCTAGTAAGTGCTAAGACGGTAAAGGCCGGATAAGAGCTGGGTAGAAGCCGAGAAAAGCTCAGATGGAAAAGACGGAAGAGCAATGGCGAAAAGATAA comes from the Shewanella halifaxensis HAW-EB4 genome and includes:
- a CDS encoding sugar MFS transporter, with protein sequence MTATTQAQASPKSSLLPMTIIGVLFFIFGFVTWLNGSLIPFLKIICELNEFQALFVTFAFYIAYTVMALPMSSILKKTGYKNGMAIGLAIMVVGSLLFIPAAQSANFTLFLGALFVLGTGLTILQTASNPYVVHIGPKESAAMRISIMGLINKGAGVIVPILFTALVLSGFENFTADHLAALSEADRLAQISELSSRLVMPYIYMAVALTFLIGLVKFSSLPELEFEAAEDHQEKGSITHFPQVILGAVALFAYVGVEVIAGDTIGLYGESLGVHNFASLTSYTMVFMVFGYIIGVTCIPKFISQEKALLGSAIAGILCIVGAALGSRESTLMADILWGWSGIPVIPNTVTFVALMGLAHALVWPSIWPLALEGLGKYTAQGSALLIMGISGGAILPLIFGKVAYFADNTQVAYWVGLPCYLFILFYALKGHKMRSW